CGGCGCGGCGTGCTGTGGATGCTGGGCGGGCTGGTGCTGCTGGGCCTGCTGGGCGTGGCGGGGCGGCGCATGTCCTATCTGGGGATCACGCACCTGACGGCCCGGACGATGCGCGGCATCGCGGAAACCGCCTTTGCCCGCGTCCAGCGCTTTTCCACCGACTGGCACGGCAACACCTTCGCCGGATCGACGGTGCGGCGGCTGACGCGCGGCATGTGGGCGGTCGATACCCTGGCCGACACGCTGATGCTGATGCTGCTGCCCGGCGTGCTGGTGCTGGGCGCGACCACGCTGGTGCTGGCGTTGCACTGGCCGTCGATGGGGCTGCTGCTGGGGGTCAGTTCCGTGGCCCTGGTCACGATGTCCACATCGCTGACCCTGCGCTATGTCGCGCCGTCCGCGCGGCTGGCCAACAGGTGGGACACCCGCATGGGCGCGGCCCTGGCCGACGCCGTCACCTGCAACGCGGTGGTCAAGGCCTTCGGGGCGGAAGTCCGGGAAGAAGCCCGCCTGTCCTGGATCCTCTCGCGCTGGCAGCGCCGCACGGAACGGTCCTGGGTGCGCGGCACCAATTCGGGAAACCTGCAGAACGTGGCGGCCCTGCTGATGCGCGTGCTGCTGATTGGCGCGGTACTGGCATTGTGGTGGCGCGGCCAGGCCGGCCCGGGGGACGTGGCCTATGTGCTGACCATGGTCTTCCTGGTCCAGGGCTACCTGCGCGATATCGGGCAGCAGATCTCGATGGTCCAGCGCTCGGTGAACGAGATGGAGGAACTGGTCGCCATCTACCGCCTGCCGCCCGGGGTGCCGGACCGGCCGGATGCCCCGCCGCTGCGCGTGACGCACGGCGCGATCCGGTTCGACCATGTCGGCTTCGGCTATCGCGGCCAGCGCGGCCTGCTGTTCCGCGACCTGTCCATCGACATTCCCGCCGGCAGCCGGGTCGCATTGGTCGGCCCGTCGGGCTCGGGCAAGACGACGCTGGTGAAGCTGCTGCAGCGGCTGTACGACGTGACGGACGGCCGGGTCCTGATCGACGGCACCGACATCGCGACCGTCACGCAGTCCAGCCTGCGGGCGCAGATCGCGATCGTGCAGCAGGAACCGGTGCTGTTTCACCGCTCATTGGCCGAAAACATCGCCTATGGCCGCCCCGGTGCCCCGATGGCGGAGATCGAGGAAGCGGCCCGCCAGGCCAACGCGGCGGGCTTCATCGAACGCCTGCCCAAGGGCTACGCCACCATGGTGGGCGAACGCGGCGTCAAGCTGTCGGGCGGCGAACGCCAGCGTGTGGCCATCGCCCGCGCCTTCCTGGCCAACGCCCCGATCCTGATCTTCGACGAGGCCACGTCCAGCCTGGACTCGGAATCGGAAATCCTGGTGCAGGATGCGATGGAACGCCTGATGGTCGGCCGCACGGTACTGGTCATCGCCCACCGCCTGTCCACCGTGGTCGGCCTGGACCGCATCCTCGTCTTCGCCCACGGCGAACTGCGCGAGGACGGATCGCACGCCCAGCTGATCACCCAGGACGGCGGCCTGTATCGCCGCCTGTTCGAATTGCAGTCGCTGGATGGGTAGACCGACAGCAGCTTCTCTCGGGATGGTCGCTGAAGTGAACCCGAGTCCTTGTATAGCTTCGATCTATGCCCCTGCATGCGAGGCGCATTCTTGCCGTGTTTTAATCCCCGCTTCCGCGTGGGGAGCGACGACAACCTTGCGACTCCTGTCCGACGCGGTCGGCGTTTCAATCCACGCTCCCGCACGGGGAGCGACGGGTGCGATCCTCCGCATGGTGCAGGAGGACATCGTTTCAATCCACGCTCCCGCACAGGGAGCGACCGCCTCGTCGATGATGACGGGCGAATTCATCACGCCGTTTCAATCCACGCTCCCGCACAGGGAGCGACGATCACGCGCACGCACCGCAGCCACTCGTCGTAGGGTTTCAATCCACGCTCCCGCACAGGGAGCGACCAACTGTCCGATATCTCGGCCAATCTCTCCAACGGTTTCAATCCACGCTCCCGCACAGGGAGCGACCGTTTCTCGATACGCGGTCCAATCCCCTCCTTCTTGTTTCAATCCACGCTCCCGCACAGGGAGCGACCAACGTCTCCGACCCTTGACGTGGTCTCACGCCTGTTTCAATCCACGCTCCCGCACAGGGAGCGACGAGCCGGGGACGAGCGTGTAATCCTGCTGCGCCGGTTTCAATCCACGCTCCCGCACAGGGAGCGACCATAATCCTGAAACGGATGGCCGAGCTTGAGAGTGTTTCAATCCACGCTCCCGCACAGGGAGCGACTGGGCGGTCCATGCGGTCGGTCTGCATGGACGCCGTTTCAATCCACGCTCCCGCACAGGGAGCGACCCCGAAATATTACTTGAGCGCGCGGGCCTGTCGGGGTTTCAATCCACGCTCCCGCACAGGGAGCGACTCCCTTGCGAAGGAAGCGATGTCAAGGCTAGGTGGTTTCAATCCACGCTCCCGCACAGGGAGCGACCCCGCGGCAATGCGCGCGCCCAGTGCGCTGCGTGGTTTCAATCCACGCTCCCGCACAGGGAGCGACCCGGCCCGGTTCACACCGTCCCATGTTTCGGCGACGTTTCAATCCACGCTCCCGCACAGGGAGCGACGCTCTGCGAGGTGCTGAATGCGCGCTGTCGCGAGTGGTTTCAATCCACGCTCCCGCACAGGGAGCGACATCGGCCAGCCAGAGGTGATCCGCATTTCAGTCAGGTTTCAATCCACGCTCCCGCACAGGGAGCGACCTGGGTCCGCTGATCGGGCGCGAGATCGACCTACTGTTTCAATCCACGCTCCCGCACAGGGAGCGACATCAGCGCACATTCCGACACCTTGTGAATGGCATCGTTTCAATCCATGCTCCCGCACAGGGAGCGACGGCGTGTTGAGCCGGTTCCCCCAAGTCGGGTTACGTCGGTTTCAATCCACGCTCCCGCACAGGGAGCGACGTCACGTTCGATAAGCATAACCGCCCCCTTCACTCGTTTCAATCCACGCTCCCGCACAGGGAGCGACGATTCCACCGCTTCGGTGTGGTCGTCTTCCTCGAAGTTTCAATCCACGCTCCCGCACAGGGAGCGACGATCGGTGAGCGCCAGCGGCAGAGCGACACGGCGTTTCAATCCACGCTCCCGCACAGGGAGCGACGATTCCACCGCTTCGGTGTGGTCGTCTTCCTCGAAGTTTCAATCCACGCTCCCGCACAGGGAGCGACTCATGTCGTGGTCCTGACCATAGTCTTCGTCCAGGTTTCAATCCACGCTCCCGCACAGGGAGCGACAATCCGATCCTTGCGCTGCAATCGTGTATACGTCAGTTTCAATCCACGCTCCCGCACAGGGAGCGACAACAGGAGGGCACCCATCTGTGGCGCAAATCTGTGTTTCAATCCACGCTCCCGCACAGGGAGCGACCTTCTGTTCGGCATCGCCGGCGCGTCTGGTTCCGGTTTCAATCCACGCTCCCGCACAGGGAGCGACAAGATCCATGTCCTTCCAAGCGCATTCCCTAAATGTTTCAATCCACGCTCCCGCACAGGGAGCGACGGGAAACGAACCGTGATGTCGTGGCGGAAAGAAAGGTTTCAATCCACGCTCCCGCACAGGGAGCGACGGCGCGCATACTATCATCTTGTCAAGAAAAGGGAAAATGGGTCTGTTCCGCGAACCATCGCCAGATTGGTGCAGTGAGTATGGCAAGCGATCTGCGTTGGGGCATAACACATTGATAGGAAACCACATGGTAGATGCGCGAATCGGCAGGGGTTTGCCCAACAGCTTTCGTATCGCGCAGGATCAGAACAGAAGCGGTCCATCCAGGTCCAGGACGGGCTTTGCACCGATATGTTCCACCCGCTGCTTTCCTTTCGCTCCAAGCTGATAGAAGCGCAGGCTGTCCTTTGTGGTGTCGGTCTCTGCGATCAGGCGCGCCCGCAGGGCCGTCCAGCGTGCGGGGTCCACCTCGCATTCAAACACCGAATATTGCACGCGCTGGCCGAAATCGAGGCAGGCGCGTGCTACGCGCCGTAGCCGTCTACGGCCTGCCGCATCCTCGGTGTTTACATCATAGGTAATCAGCACCAGCATCGCCTATTTCCACACGAATGCTGGGTAACCGTCCAGTTCGCCACGAAGGTGTCGGGACAGAAGCAGCGCTTGGACATGTGCGACAAGGCCGAACGTCAGGGACTCATTAAGGAATGGGTGCCGCAATTCCTTCTTCTTGCGGTCCTGCCAGGCTACGAGAACCGTCTTGCGGGCGTCGTCGTTCAGCAGGACGGCGCCTCCATCGCTGACGGTAAAATCACCTGCCGCGACCTGCCGTCGATTGATCAGGCTCACGGCCAGTCGGTCAGCCAGAACGGGGCGCAATTCCTCCATCATGTCCAGTGCCAGGCTATTTCGTCCCGGCCGATCCGCATGCAGGAAACCGACCTGCGGGTCCAGACCGACGCTTTCGAGCGCGGAGCGGCAATCATGTCCCAGAACGGCATAGAGAAACGAGAGCAGGGCATTCACGCGGTCGAGCGGCGGCCGCCGCGACCGGCCACCGAAGGTGAATGCATCGCCTTCGACCCGAATCAGAAGATTGAAGATTCCGAAATAGACTTGCGCCGCCTCGCCCTCCATACCCCGTGCGGTGTCCACATCCGGGGCCTGGGTGATATGGCGCACGATAATGGTCAGGCGCCGTTCGGCTTCGTCCAGTCGGGTCCTCTCCTGCGCATTCAGTCCAGGGCCGTGGTCGCGCAGGGCCCGGCGGATGACGGTGCGTTGATTGGCGGCCTTGGCGGCGACCATGTTTCGCACGATCGGCAAGGCGCGTTCGGTACTGTCTGCCGTGCGATACTGGGTTCGTCGCAGCAACACGTTGCCGCTTCTTGGTCCCTCGACCCGGGCGAGGAAGCGCCCCTGTGGGGAGAGCCATGACAGCGCGAGGCCCGATTCCGCGCAGGCCCCCATCAGCGCCGGTGACGCACCGATCCGGCCAAAGCACATGATCCCGTCCAGCAGATGCATGGGGGCCCGACCGCGCTCCTGGCCCTCGACTTCGACCACCACATTGGCGCCATCCTTGCGCAGCCAGGCATCCTCGGTCGTCACATAGATGGTATTGAGGTGGCGGCGCATCACGCGTTGTCTTCTTCCAGCAGTTGTGTCGCAAACCAGCGGCCGATTGAGGGAGGCTTTTCCAATCGGCGCGGCTGGCAGGCGTGCTGCAGGGAGCATTGATTGCAAGAGGCCTTGTAGACAGGCGGTGGAGTCAGGCAGTCCGCGATCATGGCGCGGACCTTCCGCGCGGTTTGCTCGGTCAGCGTACGCAGGGCACCATCGAACACCACCACCGTGCGCCGCCGGGGCTGGCCGTAAAACAACGCGCCCTCCGGCACGGAATGTCCGAACATGTCTTCCAGGCAGATGGCCTGGGCGCAAAGCTGGACCTCATCGGCGCGATGGGCCTTGGGGCGGCCGCGCTTGTATTCGACCGGATAGGGCACGGCGGCGGTCTCGACACCGTGGAATTCCACTGCATCGGCCTTGCCGAAGACACCCAGCGTCAGCGACCGTATCGTCAGCGCGCGGACCGTGCGTACGCCTGTCCGGCGATCGGGACGGCCGTCATCCACCCGTTCGTGCAAAATGCGGCCCTCCGCCGTCGCACCATTTTCCGCCCAGATCCGCTCGACATGGATCAGCGCGCATT
This genomic stretch from Gluconacetobacter diazotrophicus PA1 5 harbors:
- a CDS encoding ABC transporter ATP-binding protein — encoded protein: MTDTQTAPETAPETASARDGRARNEFADVLGFVIRRWLAYPGALAWTLAGVAVATVADVVTPLLAGWMVDDVAHAGPAAVSGGVLPAVTPAMEAARRGVLWMLGGLVLLGLLGVAGRRMSYLGITHLTARTMRGIAETAFARVQRFSTDWHGNTFAGSTVRRLTRGMWAVDTLADTLMLMLLPGVLVLGATTLVLALHWPSMGLLLGVSSVALVTMSTSLTLRYVAPSARLANRWDTRMGAALADAVTCNAVVKAFGAEVREEARLSWILSRWQRRTERSWVRGTNSGNLQNVAALLMRVLLIGAVLALWWRGQAGPGDVAYVLTMVFLVQGYLRDIGQQISMVQRSVNEMEELVAIYRLPPGVPDRPDAPPLRVTHGAIRFDHVGFGYRGQRGLLFRDLSIDIPAGSRVALVGPSGSGKTTLVKLLQRLYDVTDGRVLIDGTDIATVTQSSLRAQIAIVQQEPVLFHRSLAENIAYGRPGAPMAEIEEAARQANAAGFIERLPKGYATMVGERGVKLSGGERQRVAIARAFLANAPILIFDEATSSLDSESEILVQDAMERLMVGRTVLVIAHRLSTVVGLDRILVFAHGELREDGSHAQLITQDGGLYRRLFELQSLDG
- the cas2 gene encoding CRISPR-associated endonuclease Cas2, with the translated sequence MLVLITYDVNTEDAAGRRRLRRVARACLDFGQRVQYSVFECEVDPARWTALRARLIAETDTTKDSLRFYQLGAKGKQRVEHIGAKPVLDLDGPLLF
- the cas1c gene encoding type I-C CRISPR-associated endonuclease Cas1c encodes the protein MRRHLNTIYVTTEDAWLRKDGANVVVEVEGQERGRAPMHLLDGIMCFGRIGASPALMGACAESGLALSWLSPQGRFLARVEGPRSGNVLLRRTQYRTADSTERALPIVRNMVAAKAANQRTVIRRALRDHGPGLNAQERTRLDEAERRLTIIVRHITQAPDVDTARGMEGEAAQVYFGIFNLLIRVEGDAFTFGGRSRRPPLDRVNALLSFLYAVLGHDCRSALESVGLDPQVGFLHADRPGRNSLALDMMEELRPVLADRLAVSLINRRQVAAGDFTVSDGGAVLLNDDARKTVLVAWQDRKKKELRHPFLNESLTFGLVAHVQALLLSRHLRGELDGYPAFVWK
- the cas4 gene encoding CRISPR-associated protein Cas4, which encodes MVPISALQHHLFCPRQCALIHVERIWAENGATAEGRILHERVDDGRPDRRTGVRTVRALTIRSLTLGVFGKADAVEFHGVETAAVPYPVEYKRGRPKAHRADEVQLCAQAICLEDMFGHSVPEGALFYGQPRRRTVVVFDGALRTLTEQTARKVRAMIADCLTPPPVYKASCNQCSLQHACQPRRLEKPPSIGRWFATQLLEEDNA